One stretch of Cololabis saira isolate AMF1-May2022 chromosome 15, fColSai1.1, whole genome shotgun sequence DNA includes these proteins:
- the rps18 gene encoding small ribosomal subunit protein uS13: MSLVIPEKFQHILRVLNTNIDGRRKIAFAITAIKGVGRRYAHVVLRKADIDLSKRAGELSEEEVERVVTIMQNPRQYKIPDWFLNRQKDVKDGKYSQVLANGLDNKLREDLERLKKIRAHRGLRHFWGLRVRGQHTKTTGRRGRTVGVSKKK; the protein is encoded by the exons ATG tcttTGGTCATCCCTGAGAAGTTCCAGCACATTCTTCGTGTTCTGAACACGAATATCGATGGCAGGCGGAAGATTGCCTTTGCCATAACTGCCATCAAG GGTGTCGGCAGACGCTACGCTCATGTGGTCCTGAGGAAAGCTGACATCGACCTCAGCAAGAGGGCGGGAGAGCTGTCTGAGGAGGAG GTGGAGCGTGTCGTGACCATCATGCAGAATCCTCGCCAGTACAAAATCCCCGACTGGTTCCTCAACAGGCAGAAAGACGTGAAGGACGGCAAATACAGCCAG GTCCTTGCCAACGGTCTGGACAACAAGCTGAGAGAAGATCTGGAGAGGCTGAAGAAGATCAGGGCTCACCGCGGGCTCAGACACTTCTGGGG TCTCCGTGTGCGCGGTCAGCACACAAAGACCACCGGCCGTCGTGGTCGCACTGTCGGTGTGTCCAAGAAGAAGTAA